One window of the Bombus affinis isolate iyBomAffi1 chromosome 10, iyBomAffi1.2, whole genome shotgun sequence genome contains the following:
- the LOC126921000 gene encoding probable phosphoglycerate kinase, translating into MALNKLSIDKVDLTDKRVLIRVDFNVPFKDGKITNNQRIVAALDTIKYALEKKAKSVVLMSHLGRPDGKRDMKYSLKPVAEELKSLLGKEILFLNDCVGSETETACANPVPGTIILLENLRFHIEEEGKGIGPDGTKVKAEKEKVEEFRKSLRKLGDIYINDAFGTAHRAHSSMLGEGYETRASGFLLKKELEYFAKALDNPERPFLAILGGAKVADKIQLINNLLDKVNEMIIAGGMAYTFLKISKNMKIGNSLFDEEGAKIVNELLSKAERNKVQIHLPVDFVIADKFAENAAVGAADVENGIPDGWMGLDNGPRSSTLFSEPIKRAKTIVWNGPAGVFEFENFSKGTKSLMDNVVETTSRGTITIIGGGDTATCAAKWKTEDKVSHVSTGGGASLELLEGKILPGVAALSPL; encoded by the exons ATGGCGCTAAACAAGCTCAGCATCGATAAAGTGGATCTTACGGATAAACGCGTTCTCATACG GGTAGATTTCAATGTACCTTTCAAGGATGGTAAAATCACCAATAACCAGAGAATCGTTGCTGCTTTGGATACAATCAAATATGCTCTTGAAAAGAAAGCAAAATCTGTTGTTTTAATGTCACATTTGGGACGTCCAGATGGTAAACGAGATATGAAGTATTCTCTTAAACCTGTTGCGGAAGAACTAAAGTCCTTACTTGGAAAGGAGATTCTATTCTTGAACGACTGTGTCGGATCTGAGACTGAAACCGCATGTGCCAATCCAGTGCCTGGAACTATTATCTTACTTGAAAACTTAAGATTTCACATAGAAGAAGAAGGTAAAGGAATAGGACCAGATGGAACCAAA gTAAAAGCAGAGAAGGAAAAAGTAGAAGAATTTAGGAAGTCATTGAGAAAATTAGGAGACATTTATATTAACGATGCCTTTGGTACAGCCCATCGAGCTCACAGCTCTATGCTTGGTGAAGGATATGAAACAAGAGCAAGTGGTTTTCTTCTGAAAAAAGAATTGGAATATTTTGCCAAAGCGTTGGATAATCCTGAAAGACCATTCTTGGCTATACTGGGTGGTGCCAAAGTTGCAGATAAAATACAGTTGATTAATAATTTGCTGGATAAAGTTAATGAGATGATCATAGCTGGTGGAATGGCTTACACCTTTCTAAAGATATCGAAAAACATGAAG ATTGGTAATTCATTATTTGACGAAGAGGGTGCGAAAAtcgttaatgaattattatctaAAGCTGAGAGAAATAAAGTTCAAATACATCTGCCCGTTGATTTCGTTATCGCGGACAAATTCGCAGAAAATGCAGCTGTTGGTGCTGCGGATGTAGAAAATGGTATACCTGATGGTTGGATGGGACTTGACAACGGACCAAGATCAAGCACCTTATTTAGTG AACCTATTAAAAGAGCAAAAACAATCGTATGGAATGGCCCAGCAGGTGTcttcgaatttgaaaattttagtaAAGGTACAAAGAGCTTAATGGACAATGTTGTAGAGACAACGTCACGAGGTACTATTACCATAATCGGTGGTGGTGATACAGCCACTTGCGCTGCTAAATGGAAAACAGAAGATAAAGTAAGCCATGTGAGCACCGGTGGTGGCGCAAGTTTAGAACTTCTTGAAGGAAAGATTTTACCGGGAGTTGCGGCCCTTTCTCCGTTATAA
- the LOC126921014 gene encoding peroxisomal biogenesis factor 19 produces MADENSTNQTEDQELNDLLDSALKDFNKEQISNKEDMCKADNLESTTDKNTTDISEDAWTTDFVKQAAEQFVESLRNFIQNDSELGVSSQKMAQTVASTINSEETFDKDSVSRDFQTAIAQALNDLSTTSENLQSEADLSEMFGLASLEDGPGAIPPFMQGMLQHLLSKEILYPSLKELVDKYPEWLEEKKTVISSSDLQRFRKQLELMQQVCMELDKEKDGDTEEVKKKRFETIISFMQEVQACGQLPEELIGEQTMPFQTDTEGDPVIPALLRIMETPQNCCLM; encoded by the exons ATGGCTGACGAAAACTCAACAAACCAAACGGAAGATCAAGAATTAAACGATTTATTAGACA GTGCTTTGAAGGACTTCAACAAAGAacaaatatcaaataaagagGATATGTGTAAAGCAGATAATTTAGAATCCACAACAGATAAGAACACAACTGATATATCGGAAGATGCTTGGACTACAGATTTTGTTAAACAAGCAGCAGAACAATTTGTAGAAAGCCTACGAAATTTCATTCAAAATG ATAGCGAATTAGGAGTTTCTTCTCAAAAGATGGCACAGACAGTTGCTAGTACAATAAACAGCGAAGAAACCTTTGATAAAGATAGTGTGAGTAGAGACTTTCAAACTGCCATTGCACAAGCATTAAACGACTTGTCTACAACGTCCGAAAACTTACAG AGCGAGGCTGATTTATCTGAAATGTTTGGACTAGCATCCTTGGAAGATGGGCCAGGTGCCATTCCACCATTCATGCAAGGAATGCTACAGCATTTATTGTCAAAAGAAATTTTGTATCCGTCACTAAAAGAATTAGTAGATAAGTATCCTGAATGGTTAGAAGAGAAGAAGACAGTGATATCATCGAGTGACCTTCAGAGGTTTAGAAAACAGCTTGAATTAATGCAGCAG GTATGTATGGAACTCGATAAAGAGAAAGATGGTGATACGGAAGAAGTGAAAAAGAAACGTTTTGAGACAATAATATCGTTTATGCAAGAAGTACAAGCTTGTGGTCAATTACCTGAAGAATTAATAGGAGAACAGACAATGCCTTTTCAAACTGATACTGAGGGCGATCCAGTGATTCCAGCGTTACTACGCATCATGGAAACACCGCAGAATTGTTGCTTAATGTAA